A genomic window from Fibrobacterota bacterium includes:
- a CDS encoding aminotransferase class I/II-fold pyridoxal phosphate-dependent enzyme, with the protein MDILTEIVHAGMWDEDPTGTSSVPLFRGSTFSQDPQGHPRWDYGRSGNPTRAALEEAMAKLEGGHSAYAFSSGIAAVNSVLMMLSTGDHVVVGEDIYGGTYRTLSLLFSRWGLSTTWVDAADLDAVRSAITDKTRAILVESPSNPLLRICDLRAIADLARERGIQAWTDNTFQTPLLQRPLDLGFHVSIHSATKFLGGHSDVVAGVAVVSDAATAKELYKIQNGFGAILGPDDSWMVLRGIRTLAARLRMQQEHAMRIASWLDKRPEVLAVHYPGLPNHPLKDIHDRQTSGPGAVMSFDLGDATRAEAFLRAVELPLTAVSLGGIETILSWPCRMSHASMPASERQRRGIGDGLLRLSVGLENPSDLEADFEAAFPR; encoded by the coding sequence ATGGATATCTTGACAGAAATTGTTCACGCGGGCATGTGGGACGAGGATCCCACGGGGACATCGTCGGTGCCCCTGTTCCGAGGCTCCACCTTCTCGCAGGACCCGCAAGGGCATCCGCGTTGGGATTACGGTCGCAGCGGGAATCCCACGCGAGCCGCCCTGGAAGAGGCCATGGCCAAGCTGGAAGGTGGGCATTCCGCCTACGCGTTCTCCTCGGGGATCGCCGCGGTCAACAGTGTTCTCATGATGCTTTCCACCGGCGATCACGTGGTGGTGGGCGAAGACATCTACGGAGGCACCTATCGGACCTTGAGCCTTCTGTTTTCGCGCTGGGGCTTGAGCACCACTTGGGTGGACGCCGCTGATCTCGACGCGGTGCGATCGGCCATCACGGACAAGACGCGGGCGATCCTGGTGGAATCTCCGTCCAATCCTCTCCTGCGTATTTGCGACCTCCGCGCGATCGCGGACCTGGCGCGAGAGCGCGGGATCCAAGCCTGGACGGACAACACCTTCCAGACGCCTCTGCTGCAGAGGCCGCTGGACCTAGGTTTCCATGTCAGCATCCACTCGGCCACCAAATTCCTGGGTGGGCATTCCGATGTGGTCGCGGGAGTGGCGGTCGTTTCCGACGCCGCCACGGCCAAGGAACTTTACAAGATCCAAAACGGCTTCGGTGCGATCCTGGGGCCCGACGATTCCTGGATGGTCCTTCGCGGCATCCGGACCTTGGCCGCACGGCTTCGCATGCAGCAGGAACACGCGATGCGCATCGCGTCTTGGTTGGACAAGCGCCCGGAAGTCCTGGCGGTCCATTATCCAGGCCTGCCGAATCATCCGCTCAAGGACATCCACGACCGTCAAACCTCCGGGCCCGGCGCGGTCATGTCGTTCGATCTGGGGGACGCCACGCGCGCGGAAGCGTTCTTGCGCGCCGTGGAGCTGCCTCTGACCGCCGTCAGCCTGGGAGGAATCGAGACGATTCTCTCCTGGCCCTGCCGCATGAGCCATGCCTCGATGCCCGCCTCCGAACGTCAGCGGCGCGGGATCGGCGATGGATTGCTCCGGTTGTCCGTGGGATTGGAAAATCCCTCCGACCTGGAAGCCGATTTCGAGGCGGCCTTTCCGCGTTAG
- a CDS encoding response regulator, translating to MFLAPPRIQHLLLCAAPAFAAGPSGDGVNSCFGLGLGLVLALAVWWIFRKFSQVQRRRTEHTFDPQALQEVLESLPDAVMLLDREGRVQWVSRSLQSMLGWNLEAIRGHQGLELVHPDDLPRIQPIFQEVLLTPGLECVSEFRAISKDRGPVFVETATQNRLDVPSIRSVVLTAREITERVKARETLQEAKDFADRMASEKAQFLAVLAHEIRTPLQAMETAFRSLETDHLEPAEALELRVLSSRSAKSLLQILDDLLDLSREEARVIPVRSESFDPMDVVSEVAGLFDVPAKDSGGSVTSVCEGGTDHLLGDAARIRQILANLVGNAVRHAPGVPVEVSYKGTQECDGMQRCVWEVRDRGPGLSVQDAAQMFQMWKKGATSRGSGLGLSIVRGLVEVLGGVVEAFPRPGGGLVVRVELPMQRSQGIPSKHPSSDSSTATTGFPEGMKPMVLVAEDDRTNQVVIRRQLENLGCIPIIAADGQYALDEFERGGIDVVLMDCQMPRMDGYQASRAIRQLEARLGTARVPILAVTAWAMQSDKELCLESGMDEVLTKPLRPKVLEAALVRWLAPPRGGQEER from the coding sequence ATGTTTCTCGCCCCTCCTCGCATCCAGCACTTGTTGCTTTGCGCGGCACCAGCCTTCGCCGCAGGTCCTTCTGGCGATGGGGTGAATTCCTGTTTCGGCCTTGGGCTCGGTCTTGTCCTGGCCCTTGCTGTTTGGTGGATCTTCCGCAAATTTTCGCAAGTCCAGCGGCGGCGCACGGAGCACACCTTCGATCCCCAAGCGCTCCAGGAAGTTTTGGAATCGCTACCGGATGCGGTCATGCTGCTGGATCGGGAAGGTCGCGTCCAATGGGTCAGCCGTTCGCTCCAATCCATGTTGGGTTGGAACCTGGAGGCCATCCGGGGTCATCAGGGTCTGGAACTGGTCCACCCGGATGATCTTCCTCGGATCCAACCCATCTTCCAGGAGGTTCTTCTTACGCCAGGCCTGGAGTGCGTGTCCGAGTTTCGAGCGATCAGCAAAGATCGCGGCCCGGTGTTCGTGGAGACCGCCACCCAGAACCGCTTGGACGTCCCCTCCATCCGATCGGTGGTACTCACCGCCCGCGAGATCACCGAACGGGTGAAGGCGCGCGAAACCCTTCAGGAGGCGAAGGACTTCGCCGACCGCATGGCCTCGGAAAAGGCGCAATTCCTGGCGGTACTGGCCCACGAGATCCGCACGCCCCTGCAAGCCATGGAAACGGCCTTCCGTTCCTTGGAGACCGATCACCTCGAGCCGGCCGAGGCCCTCGAGCTGCGGGTGCTGTCGTCCCGCTCGGCCAAGTCGCTCCTGCAGATCCTGGACGATCTGCTGGATCTTTCCCGCGAAGAAGCCCGCGTGATCCCGGTGCGCTCGGAATCGTTCGATCCGATGGACGTGGTCTCCGAGGTTGCGGGGCTGTTCGATGTCCCCGCCAAGGACTCGGGAGGAAGCGTCACCTCCGTCTGCGAAGGGGGAACGGACCATCTGCTGGGGGACGCCGCCCGTATTCGACAAATTCTGGCAAACCTGGTGGGCAACGCCGTCCGCCACGCTCCCGGAGTGCCGGTGGAGGTCTCCTACAAGGGAACCCAGGAGTGCGACGGCATGCAGCGGTGCGTCTGGGAGGTCAGGGATCGCGGTCCCGGTCTGAGCGTGCAGGATGCCGCCCAGATGTTCCAGATGTGGAAGAAAGGCGCCACTTCGCGCGGTTCGGGGCTCGGACTCTCGATCGTGCGCGGATTGGTGGAAGTCCTCGGTGGCGTGGTGGAAGCTTTCCCTCGCCCGGGCGGGGGACTGGTGGTCCGGGTGGAACTGCCCATGCAGAGATCCCAGGGGATTCCATCCAAGCATCCTTCGTCCGATTCTTCCACTGCGACGACGGGGTTTCCGGAAGGCATGAAGCCGATGGTGCTGGTCGCCGAAGACGATCGCACCAACCAGGTGGTGATCCGGCGGCAACTGGAGAACCTGGGGTGCATCCCGATCATCGCCGCAGATGGCCAGTATGCGTTGGACGAGTTCGAGCGCGGAGGGATCGATGTGGTCCTGATGGACTGCCAGATGCCTCGGATGGATGGATACCAGGCCTCACGCGCGATCCGCCAGCTGGAAGCGCGGCTTGGTACGGCCCGGGTCCCCATTCTCGCGGTCACCGCCTGGGCCATGCAGTCGGACAAGGAATTGTGCCTGGAATCCGGCATGGACGAGGTGCTGACCAAGCCGTTGCGCCCCAAGGTGCTGGAAGCCGCGCTCGTCCGCTGGCTTGCTCCGCCACGGGGTGGACAAGAGGAACGTTGA
- a CDS encoding tyrosine-type recombinase/integrase — translation MSQRPEIAAALERFADHHVHGLGHSILTAQAYHSDLRQILSDLDGGWEAFKPRAIRSVLASRLREGREASTVAREVAALRSFSAFARRQGWLEIDPMESISAPKRSRKLVDVIPQADLERAIALLRERSDALEGPARERALRSRRILEVLWGSGLRLAELLSLDWADVDLESGRMRVTGKGRKTRMVPLTDPARELLNESLASGVRSGPVFTGRNGRLGRRTVERDVAGALRAAGHSGADWPHALRHSFATHLLDGGADLVSVKELLGHANLAATQVYTHVSVERLKKAYGQAHPRA, via the coding sequence GTGAGCCAACGGCCCGAAATCGCCGCGGCGCTGGAGCGGTTCGCCGACCACCATGTCCATGGGCTGGGGCATTCGATCCTGACCGCGCAGGCGTACCACTCCGATCTGAGACAAATTCTGTCTGATCTGGACGGGGGGTGGGAGGCGTTCAAGCCGCGTGCGATCCGCTCGGTGCTGGCCTCGCGCCTGCGCGAGGGCCGGGAAGCTTCCACCGTGGCTCGCGAAGTGGCCGCGTTGCGGTCGTTTTCCGCCTTCGCCCGTCGCCAAGGTTGGCTGGAGATCGACCCGATGGAATCGATCTCGGCGCCCAAGCGCAGCCGAAAACTGGTCGACGTCATCCCTCAAGCCGATCTGGAGCGAGCCATCGCGCTTTTGCGCGAACGATCGGACGCGTTGGAGGGGCCAGCTCGGGAAAGAGCCTTGCGCTCGCGGCGGATCCTGGAGGTCCTGTGGGGATCCGGGCTGCGTCTGGCCGAACTGCTCTCGCTCGATTGGGCCGATGTGGACCTGGAAAGCGGCCGGATGCGGGTGACGGGAAAAGGACGCAAGACCCGCATGGTGCCCCTCACGGATCCGGCGCGGGAGCTGCTGAACGAGTCGCTTGCCTCGGGTGTGCGATCCGGACCGGTCTTCACGGGTCGCAATGGCCGGCTGGGGCGGCGCACGGTGGAACGGGATGTGGCGGGGGCCTTGAGGGCGGCAGGTCACAGCGGCGCCGATTGGCCCCACGCGTTGCGCCATTCCTTCGCCACCCACCTGCTGGACGGTGGGGCGGATCTGGTGTCGGTCAAGGAGCTTCTGGGGCATGCCAACCTCGCTGCCACCCAGGTCTACACGCACGTTTCCGTGGAGCGTCTCAAGAAGGCCTACGGCCAGGCGCACCCCCGTGCCTGA
- the rimO gene encoding 30S ribosomal protein S12 methylthiotransferase RimO — MRAPYIHIVNLGCSKNLVDTERIYGDFLTAGFRMAEHPDLANLVVVNTCGFIEAAKEESVNEVLERIAHRKRGQKVVVAGCLSQRYREDLAKEIPEVDLWAGTYKPGELVAMVKEAGWKMLPECSAVERIPRVLTTASHFAYAKISEGCDRVCSFCAIPGIRGKHISHTADEVVAEIRDLSAAGVKEAILIAQDLTYWGKDLGKGHSLSGLLKRILSETDIEWLRLTYAYPQYIDDSLLELMATESRICSYLDMPLQHGSERMLKAMRRGHTREGLRELLARIRVAVPGIALRTTFLVGFPGETEEDFRELMELLEESRFERLGGFTYSPEEGTHGFTLPDPVDPEVAQDRLSRLMARQSEISLELNEAKLGQVLRVLVDEVAEGHSHRYDARTEHDAPEVDNSVQILDGEAEPGTFVKVKIVGATEYDLEAVVVE, encoded by the coding sequence ATGCGAGCACCATACATCCACATCGTCAATCTCGGCTGTTCCAAGAACCTCGTGGACACCGAACGGATCTACGGCGACTTCCTCACGGCGGGGTTTCGCATGGCCGAACACCCGGATCTCGCCAACCTCGTGGTGGTGAACACCTGCGGGTTCATCGAGGCCGCCAAGGAGGAATCCGTCAACGAGGTGCTGGAGCGGATCGCCCATCGCAAGCGGGGACAAAAAGTGGTCGTCGCCGGATGCCTCTCGCAGCGCTACCGCGAGGACCTGGCCAAGGAAATCCCCGAGGTGGATCTGTGGGCCGGAACCTACAAGCCGGGTGAACTGGTGGCCATGGTGAAGGAAGCCGGTTGGAAGATGCTGCCGGAGTGCTCGGCCGTCGAGCGGATCCCGCGCGTGCTGACCACCGCCAGCCACTTCGCCTACGCCAAGATCTCGGAGGGTTGCGACCGCGTGTGTTCGTTCTGCGCCATCCCCGGAATCCGCGGCAAGCACATCTCGCACACCGCCGACGAAGTGGTGGCTGAAATCCGGGATCTCTCCGCGGCCGGGGTCAAGGAGGCCATCCTCATCGCCCAGGATCTCACCTACTGGGGCAAGGATCTGGGCAAAGGGCATTCGCTCTCCGGATTGCTCAAGCGCATCTTGTCGGAAACCGACATCGAGTGGTTGCGCCTGACCTACGCCTATCCGCAGTACATCGACGATTCCCTGCTGGAACTGATGGCCACGGAAAGCCGCATCTGCTCCTACCTGGACATGCCGCTGCAGCACGGTTCCGAGCGCATGCTCAAGGCCATGCGGCGCGGCCACACGCGGGAAGGCTTGCGTGAACTGTTGGCGCGCATCCGCGTGGCGGTGCCCGGCATCGCCTTGCGGACCACCTTCCTGGTGGGCTTTCCCGGCGAAACGGAAGAGGACTTCCGCGAGCTGATGGAGCTCCTGGAAGAATCCCGGTTCGAGCGGTTGGGTGGTTTCACCTATTCGCCGGAGGAGGGCACGCACGGCTTCACCCTTCCCGACCCGGTGGATCCCGAGGTGGCGCAAGACCGGCTGTCCAGGCTGATGGCCCGCCAATCGGAAATCAGTCTGGAACTCAACGAAGCGAAGTTGGGTCAGGTGTTGCGGGTTCTGGTGGACGAAGTGGCCGAAGGGCATTCGCACCGCTACGACGCGCGCACCGAGCACGATGCGCCCGAGGTGGACAATTCGGTCCAGATCCTGGACGGCGAAGCCGAGCCGGGGACCTTCGTGAAGGTGAAGATCGTGGGCGCCACGGAATACGACCTCGAGGCGGTGGTGGTGGAGTGA
- a CDS encoding SPOR domain-containing protein, which translates to MRKIPGGIQRLACAMALVLLWSCKEKAPEPAGTSAKTDVERRSGKSSSDTGFSPAEIRRSGSRSLDSTPVAEPTQKTDSVVAAKPAEKPAPTVETPVVAEKPPAAKPAEPPKPPVVAPKPAPATSAPVAGGEAPGAEGEWVLQINIHKSEAEARAQVQKLAEQGITAYAIPVPTGETKLSGDYWRVRVGRFKERAKAQAWGEANIVSRGLKFWVDKKSNENRSAGNP; encoded by the coding sequence ATGCGGAAAATCCCAGGAGGCATCCAACGCTTGGCCTGTGCCATGGCTCTGGTGCTGCTTTGGTCTTGCAAGGAGAAGGCGCCCGAGCCTGCTGGAACCTCGGCGAAGACCGACGTCGAACGGCGCTCCGGCAAGTCGTCGTCGGATACGGGTTTTTCACCTGCCGAAATCCGTCGCTCGGGCTCCAGGAGCTTGGATTCGACACCCGTCGCGGAGCCCACACAGAAGACGGATTCTGTTGTCGCTGCCAAGCCGGCGGAAAAGCCAGCCCCGACCGTGGAAACGCCTGTCGTCGCGGAAAAACCTCCTGCCGCCAAGCCTGCCGAGCCGCCCAAGCCTCCGGTGGTCGCTCCCAAGCCCGCGCCGGCGACTTCCGCGCCCGTGGCCGGAGGGGAAGCACCAGGTGCGGAGGGCGAATGGGTCCTCCAGATCAACATCCACAAATCGGAAGCGGAGGCGCGCGCGCAGGTGCAGAAACTGGCCGAACAGGGCATCACCGCCTACGCCATCCCGGTTCCCACGGGCGAGACCAAGCTCTCCGGCGACTATTGGCGGGTGCGCGTGGGTCGGTTCAAGGAGCGTGCGAAGGCCCAAGCCTGGGGCGAGGCGAACATCGTTTCGCGCGGCCTCAAATTTTGGGTGGACAAGAAATCGAACGAAAACCGTTCAGCCGGGAATCCCTGA
- a CDS encoding HDOD domain-containing protein, with the protein MIAAMSTTPAKTDPVELILKEGAQLPSLPEVLLKLDRELASEDADLQKIAKLVGMDPVLSGQILRLANSTWYNPGGKPIQDLSRALVRLGIPTTRELVHALVIPALFPKGGSAIDLTKFWRHSFAVALFAQAIGKRLHLDRKEMEVLWTAGLLHDIGVLVFDLLSKENFRRILKLCQEDPFAEPDAEMVGVDLLALEREWLGSDHASLGSVFLQKYWKLPDPIIWCVRYHLELGWALEEPDAIKSILPIHVANTLCEERGETWVPLRARRSSHLGEAWKKMGFSEKDAEEMAAEVDVALEKSDQLLAASG; encoded by the coding sequence ATGATCGCCGCCATGTCCACCACCCCAGCGAAAACGGATCCGGTCGAGCTCATCCTGAAGGAAGGTGCCCAACTTCCGAGTCTGCCCGAGGTGTTGCTCAAGTTGGATCGGGAACTTGCATCCGAGGATGCCGATCTGCAGAAGATCGCCAAGCTGGTGGGGATGGACCCGGTCTTGTCCGGACAGATCCTCCGGCTGGCCAATTCCACCTGGTACAATCCTGGCGGCAAACCCATCCAGGATCTATCCCGCGCGCTGGTGCGACTGGGGATTCCCACCACGCGCGAGCTGGTCCACGCCCTGGTCATCCCCGCATTGTTTCCCAAGGGTGGTTCGGCGATCGATTTGACCAAGTTCTGGCGCCATTCCTTCGCCGTTGCCTTGTTCGCCCAGGCGATCGGCAAACGGCTTCATCTCGATCGCAAGGAGATGGAAGTCCTCTGGACGGCGGGATTGTTGCACGATATCGGCGTGTTGGTGTTTGATCTGCTATCCAAGGAAAATTTCCGGAGGATCCTGAAGCTTTGCCAGGAGGACCCCTTCGCCGAACCCGATGCCGAAATGGTGGGGGTGGATCTGCTCGCCTTGGAGCGCGAATGGCTCGGCTCCGATCATGCGAGTCTCGGATCCGTCTTTCTGCAAAAGTATTGGAAATTGCCCGATCCCATCATCTGGTGCGTGCGATACCATCTGGAACTGGGGTGGGCGCTGGAGGAGCCGGACGCGATCAAGAGCATCCTTCCCATCCACGTGGCCAATACGCTATGCGAGGAAAGAGGCGAAACCTGGGTGCCGTTGCGCGCCCGCAGGAGCTCCCACCTGGGAGAGGCATGGAAGAAGATGGGGTTTTCCGAAAAGGACGCCGAAGAGATGGCCGCGGAAGTGGATGTCGCCCTGGAGAAGTCCGACCAACTTCTGGCCGCCTCCGGCTGA
- a CDS encoding NUDIX hydrolase has product MIEEGREALRTPLLSRTRVFQGGYLAVDRCEYGSPSQPEIREVVQVGSGVCVLAVLADGSVPMVRQFRQAIDKVLLELPAGVVEPSEDPAAAARRELSEETGVTGGTLRHLLRYAHAEGYSTAWLDVYLLVGASRGVARPDADERLEVEYMDLASYESLVRSGGFSDAKTLLAFHCARPFLRAEGFLDS; this is encoded by the coding sequence ATGATCGAGGAAGGCCGCGAGGCCTTGCGGACTCCATTGCTTTCCCGAACCCGGGTCTTCCAGGGCGGCTACCTGGCCGTGGATCGCTGCGAATACGGATCGCCTTCCCAACCGGAGATTCGGGAGGTGGTCCAGGTGGGCAGCGGGGTGTGCGTGCTGGCGGTCCTGGCCGACGGCAGCGTGCCCATGGTGCGGCAATTCCGCCAGGCGATCGACAAGGTCCTTTTGGAACTGCCGGCGGGCGTGGTGGAGCCTTCGGAGGATCCCGCCGCGGCGGCGAGACGGGAATTGTCAGAAGAGACCGGCGTGACCGGAGGCACCTTGCGGCACCTGTTGCGCTACGCCCACGCGGAGGGGTATTCCACCGCCTGGCTGGATGTGTACTTGCTCGTCGGCGCGTCCCGAGGCGTGGCGAGGCCGGATGCCGACGAACGCCTGGAGGTGGAATACATGGATCTGGCCTCCTACGAGAGCCTGGTCCGATCCGGTGGGTTTTCCGACGCCAAGACCCTGCTGGCCTTCCATTGCGCCAGGCCATTTCTGCGCGCCGAAGGTTTTTTGGATTCTTGA
- a CDS encoding DNA internalization-related competence protein ComEC/Rec2, whose amino-acid sequence MNTLPTPQEHSPPAFLELLQPLRGVWFCLGVMSGWACMAMVSPYGWIGLVAGMALGALVAKTWPSRIALAFGLLCQWGISLTTSPVVVREESQQRLAVVVEQVFPTGSGTGRILDSEDPHWIGARVRLRGGRIGDTLQGVGYLRPPRAPTVPGTFDERGWMASEGLDGRVSWGDSLVTRPATTPRRVSVSDKIRQFVRKSLAMRLEPSSAALWTATLLAENDRVPPQALDAFRQSGLFHMLSVSGFHMAVLGGGTLLLLCLVRVPRQIAWLVAAGVVIGYAALLGGSAPIARSAIAFALASVAWVSGRPVHPGNTFFLALGALVALDPQVPFQLGAQLTFAATAALLWLSPVLESLTIPVRWRQGRCHAWLLQPLMLSVSATLATAPLLAWNTGLVPWIGIPAGLAGGVVFSVGFLAALGTVALSFLPPWVSCGFAGAADGAARLVWELTLRAGQWPAGTFHPGRPETITMVLALATLVAIAFAQRPVLRWKIAAILLIAWGAWAFGTGGREKRSMEVAFLDVGQGSATLVTWPSGRVWLVDAGPASWKDPRRNAGTEKILPYLHRKGIDRLDAVVVSHADLDHWGGLQGLAGRIAPTRLLVSVDSGTPGSPGFDSTVGTLVEKGWSVERIGQGQKLTYGDGARCEVLGPGLADPMPRNRASLVLRLVFDSSAVILAGDADSVAEAEILRSDMSVSAQVLLAGHHGSKHSTSLDWLKVIQPDRVVLAYGVKNRYGHPNPQVMERLESVGCEAMHLPRGSAIFRMDGHGVHDVVPETTSIWRGH is encoded by the coding sequence ATGAATACTCTCCCCACGCCACAGGAGCATTCGCCTCCGGCCTTTCTGGAACTGCTGCAACCCTTGCGCGGCGTGTGGTTTTGTCTGGGCGTGATGTCGGGATGGGCGTGCATGGCGATGGTCTCCCCGTATGGCTGGATCGGTTTGGTCGCCGGGATGGCGCTGGGCGCGCTCGTGGCCAAGACCTGGCCTTCCCGTATCGCGCTGGCCTTCGGGCTTTTGTGCCAATGGGGGATATCCCTGACCACCTCCCCGGTGGTGGTCAGGGAAGAATCGCAACAACGGCTCGCGGTGGTGGTGGAACAGGTCTTTCCCACGGGATCGGGGACCGGCAGGATTCTGGACAGCGAGGACCCGCATTGGATCGGGGCCCGTGTCCGCCTACGTGGAGGCCGGATCGGCGACACCCTCCAGGGTGTGGGGTACTTGCGGCCTCCGCGCGCTCCGACCGTTCCTGGCACCTTCGACGAGCGCGGCTGGATGGCCTCCGAAGGGCTGGACGGACGGGTTTCCTGGGGGGATTCCCTCGTGACCAGGCCGGCGACGACTCCCCGTCGAGTTTCCGTATCCGACAAAATCCGGCAGTTCGTTCGAAAGTCGCTGGCGATGCGCCTGGAGCCGTCCTCCGCCGCCCTCTGGACCGCCACGCTCCTGGCGGAAAACGACCGTGTCCCTCCGCAGGCATTGGACGCTTTCCGTCAAAGCGGGCTGTTCCACATGCTTTCCGTGAGCGGATTCCACATGGCCGTGCTGGGAGGAGGCACCCTGCTCCTGCTCTGCCTGGTCCGCGTTCCCCGCCAGATCGCCTGGCTGGTGGCGGCGGGAGTGGTGATCGGGTATGCGGCCTTGCTGGGTGGCTCCGCGCCCATCGCACGGTCCGCGATCGCCTTCGCGTTGGCGTCCGTGGCTTGGGTCTCGGGACGGCCCGTGCATCCGGGGAACACGTTTTTCCTGGCGCTGGGCGCTTTGGTGGCCCTGGACCCGCAGGTTCCCTTCCAACTCGGGGCGCAGCTGACCTTCGCGGCCACCGCGGCCCTCCTTTGGTTGTCGCCGGTCCTGGAAAGTTTGACGATTCCTGTCCGATGGCGCCAGGGCCGGTGCCATGCCTGGCTCCTGCAGCCTCTGATGTTGTCTGTTTCCGCCACCCTGGCGACGGCGCCCCTCCTGGCCTGGAACACCGGTCTGGTTCCCTGGATCGGGATTCCCGCGGGACTGGCCGGAGGAGTGGTCTTTTCCGTGGGGTTTCTGGCCGCGCTGGGCACGGTGGCGCTTTCCTTCCTGCCGCCTTGGGTGTCGTGCGGCTTCGCGGGTGCGGCCGACGGTGCCGCCCGATTGGTCTGGGAGCTGACCCTGCGCGCCGGACAATGGCCCGCCGGGACGTTCCATCCCGGGCGTCCAGAGACCATCACGATGGTGCTGGCGCTGGCCACGTTGGTGGCCATCGCCTTCGCGCAGCGACCGGTGCTGCGTTGGAAAATCGCGGCGATCCTTCTGATCGCCTGGGGAGCATGGGCCTTTGGAACCGGCGGTCGGGAGAAAAGATCGATGGAAGTGGCGTTCCTCGATGTGGGGCAGGGGAGTGCCACGCTGGTGACCTGGCCGTCCGGAAGGGTCTGGCTGGTCGATGCAGGTCCGGCTTCCTGGAAGGACCCCCGCCGCAACGCGGGCACGGAAAAAATCCTTCCCTACCTGCATCGGAAGGGGATCGACCGATTGGACGCCGTGGTGGTCAGCCACGCCGATCTGGACCATTGGGGCGGATTGCAAGGGCTCGCCGGCAGGATCGCCCCGACGCGTCTGTTGGTGTCCGTCGACAGCGGAACCCCTGGATCTCCCGGTTTCGATTCCACCGTGGGGACCTTGGTGGAAAAAGGCTGGAGCGTGGAAAGGATCGGGCAAGGACAAAAACTGACTTACGGAGACGGTGCGCGCTGCGAGGTGCTGGGACCAGGCCTTGCCGACCCCATGCCCCGCAACCGCGCGAGCCTGGTGCTGCGGTTGGTTTTCGATTCGTCGGCGGTGATCCTGGCGGGAGACGCCGATTCGGTGGCGGAAGCGGAAATCCTGCGTTCCGACATGTCCGTGTCCGCCCAGGTGTTGCTGGCGGGCCACCACGGCTCGAAACACTCCACCAGCCTCGATTGGTTGAAGGTGATCCAGCCCGATCGGGTGGTGCTCGCCTACGGTGTCAAAAACCGTTACGGCCATCCCAACCCGCAGGTGATGGAACGGCTGGAATCTGTCGGTTGCGAAGCGATGCATCTGCCGCGCGGATCGGCCATCTTCCGAATGGATGGACATGGCGTCCACGACGTCGTGCCGGAAACCACGAGCATTTGGCGAGGGCATTAG